One genomic window of Polyangium aurulentum includes the following:
- a CDS encoding UPF0175 family protein, which translates to MHLLPVPHFEDLLLASGRTVPELERELRLLLAVKLFELERVSIGQAAEIAGLGKVAFMDELGRMGVPVIDFGEDQLEVEFEDA; encoded by the coding sequence ATGCACCTTTTGCCCGTCCCCCACTTCGAAGACCTGCTGCTCGCCTCCGGCCGCACGGTCCCCGAGCTGGAGCGGGAGCTGCGCCTCCTGCTCGCGGTGAAGCTGTTCGAGCTCGAGCGTGTCTCCATCGGACAGGCGGCCGAGATCGCGGGGCTCGGGAAGGTCGCCTTCATGGACGAGCTGGGTCGCATGGGCGTGCCCGTCATCGACTTCGGCGAGGACCAGCTCGAGGTCGAGTTCGAGGACGCCTGA
- a CDS encoding MYXO-CTERM sorting domain-containing protein — translation MPRGVHRSPKSARAFLVLLGILWTIAVSGAACAQKDHPATPPPRRAAPEAGGITAPLPLDPLRRPAGAAFRSTETAGAFTGGGPTYAVRAAAGAFELAPIHHPRKGRAAAALAEPVRGEPIRMETTRIARGERAIAGSQAPVARVADDGHLITARGPVEEHLRNLPEGVELSFGFAAAPSGEGDLVVEVAISGQAPAGETHAGLHFKDSATGLGVRVGRATWIDGRGRETSVPLRATAAGLELRVPAEVLASSAYPALLDPVISPEIGMDAPVLGPSTDSQLDAFVAFDGTQHLVAWTDYRPHSGGAKFARVDASGALLDPVGVHIASGAVKGVAQGGGVFFVLYSVSSPSAGLRGALVDSAGVISADFPISAQNKNITGAAVAFDGTQFMTAWEDSTGQMYRARVSTAGVVLDAGGVATLSADSTFMGLAAHGAGVLLVHMSSSEQLMGARIDPGGTVLDPAGFLINDGPAWGASAAFDGTNYVVGWYNQVGSPKVLAARVSPQGAVLDPAGIAIYEEMDPDRGLEAPRLVSDGASTLVIWSGYTYEQSGGAGSYARLSPQGAVLTPAPVMVTENGFITGGVASGSDVFLVWSAWREPIDQTIVGGRVSPQDELLAPLVTISKSANGQQEPAAAFDGQNFVVTWSDDRSAGQNGLWDIRAARISPAGENVDATSIPIHTPGQQWEGQPRASFDGVNTVIAWWDCSAFLGDGDWWCYGRAARLSPQGSLLDATSAVFGFDDTHMPYPMAISSGAGSTLLGGIKDAEAVHVGFLSGAGVPSNLTSVTGDNFTVSWAPASAFDGKDHLLVWSEDRGTGRIIYGTRVSSSGVLLDGWGVPLVPSAVKADQVAIAWNGTHHLLVWRERGNGAMAIRAQRLTPQLQPVDVQGIDVAANLGCNEVRLDSKGVVWDGQRWVLVWQGCGPNSADILGAEISDAGVVLSSFSITEDAYADGTPSLATTGNGVTLVVYGSERAEAPLGTSRVFARIVGGPACSSDADCNGGVCQAGVCTPSGAGGGGMGGSGGTGGGMGGSAGMGGAGTGGGGVGPGGMGGAGTGGEGPTGSGGGATSEGAGGSGGGVPSDSGCSAAGGSSSGSSWAPLLLAIAWGALRSRRRSHCVS, via the coding sequence ATGCCGAGAGGCGTTCATCGGTCACCGAAGTCCGCCCGAGCCTTCCTGGTCTTGCTCGGGATCTTGTGGACCATTGCAGTATCCGGCGCCGCGTGCGCCCAGAAAGACCACCCCGCGACGCCGCCCCCCCGCCGCGCGGCGCCCGAGGCCGGCGGGATCACCGCGCCGCTGCCGCTCGATCCGCTACGGCGCCCGGCCGGCGCCGCGTTCCGCTCGACGGAGACGGCCGGCGCCTTCACGGGCGGCGGCCCGACCTACGCGGTCCGCGCCGCGGCCGGCGCATTCGAGCTCGCCCCCATCCACCACCCCCGAAAAGGCCGCGCCGCCGCTGCGCTCGCCGAGCCGGTCCGGGGAGAGCCCATTCGCATGGAGACGACCCGCATCGCTCGCGGAGAGCGCGCGATCGCGGGCTCGCAGGCGCCCGTCGCGCGCGTCGCGGACGACGGCCACCTGATCACCGCGCGCGGCCCCGTCGAGGAGCACCTTCGCAATCTCCCCGAGGGCGTCGAGCTGAGCTTCGGCTTCGCGGCGGCACCCTCCGGCGAGGGCGATCTCGTCGTGGAGGTGGCCATCTCCGGCCAGGCGCCCGCGGGCGAGACCCACGCGGGCCTGCACTTCAAGGATTCTGCGACCGGCCTCGGCGTCCGCGTCGGCCGCGCCACCTGGATCGACGGCCGTGGTCGCGAGACCTCGGTCCCCCTGCGCGCGACCGCGGCCGGCCTGGAGCTGCGGGTGCCTGCCGAGGTCCTGGCCTCGTCCGCGTATCCTGCGCTGCTCGATCCGGTCATCTCCCCGGAGATTGGCATGGACGCGCCCGTCCTCGGCCCGTCCACCGATTCGCAGCTCGACGCCTTCGTGGCCTTCGACGGCACGCAGCACCTCGTGGCGTGGACCGACTATCGCCCGCACTCCGGAGGGGCCAAATTCGCCCGCGTGGACGCGAGCGGCGCATTGCTCGATCCGGTCGGCGTCCACATCGCCAGCGGCGCCGTGAAGGGCGTCGCGCAGGGCGGCGGGGTGTTCTTCGTCCTTTACAGCGTGAGCTCGCCCAGCGCCGGGCTCCGCGGCGCGCTCGTCGATTCTGCCGGCGTGATCTCCGCCGACTTCCCCATCAGCGCGCAAAACAAGAACATCACCGGCGCCGCGGTCGCCTTCGACGGGACCCAGTTCATGACGGCCTGGGAGGACAGCACCGGGCAGATGTACCGTGCCCGCGTCAGCACGGCCGGCGTGGTCCTCGATGCCGGCGGCGTCGCGACCCTCTCCGCGGACAGCACGTTCATGGGCCTCGCCGCCCATGGCGCCGGTGTCCTGCTCGTCCACATGAGCAGCTCGGAGCAGCTCATGGGCGCCCGCATCGACCCGGGGGGCACCGTGCTGGATCCCGCGGGCTTCCTCATCAACGATGGCCCCGCCTGGGGGGCCAGCGCGGCCTTCGACGGGACCAATTACGTGGTCGGCTGGTACAACCAGGTCGGCTCTCCGAAGGTCCTGGCAGCCCGGGTGAGCCCGCAGGGCGCCGTCCTCGACCCCGCAGGGATTGCCATCTACGAGGAAATGGATCCGGATCGCGGGCTCGAGGCGCCGCGGCTCGTCTCCGACGGCGCGAGCACGCTCGTGATCTGGAGCGGCTATACCTACGAGCAATCGGGGGGCGCGGGCTCCTACGCCCGGCTGAGCCCGCAGGGCGCCGTGCTCACGCCTGCGCCCGTGATGGTCACCGAGAATGGCTTCATCACGGGCGGGGTCGCCTCGGGGAGCGACGTCTTCCTCGTCTGGAGCGCCTGGCGTGAGCCCATTGATCAAACCATCGTCGGCGGCCGGGTGAGCCCCCAGGACGAGCTGCTCGCTCCGCTCGTGACCATCTCGAAGAGCGCCAACGGGCAGCAGGAGCCTGCGGCGGCGTTCGACGGGCAGAACTTCGTGGTGACCTGGAGCGACGACCGCTCCGCCGGGCAGAATGGGCTCTGGGACATCCGGGCGGCGCGCATCTCGCCGGCCGGCGAGAACGTGGACGCCACGAGCATTCCGATACACACCCCCGGACAGCAATGGGAGGGCCAGCCGCGCGCCTCGTTCGACGGGGTGAACACCGTGATTGCCTGGTGGGATTGCTCCGCCTTCCTCGGCGACGGCGACTGGTGGTGTTACGGCCGCGCCGCGCGGCTCAGCCCCCAGGGCAGCCTCCTCGACGCGACGTCGGCGGTCTTCGGGTTCGACGACACCCACATGCCCTATCCCATGGCGATCTCGAGCGGCGCGGGTAGTACGCTCCTCGGCGGTATCAAAGACGCGGAGGCGGTCCATGTCGGCTTCTTGAGCGGGGCCGGCGTTCCCAGCAACCTGACGTCCGTCACGGGAGACAACTTCACGGTCTCCTGGGCGCCCGCGAGCGCGTTCGACGGCAAGGACCACCTGCTCGTCTGGAGCGAGGATCGAGGCACCGGCCGGATCATTTACGGCACCCGGGTGAGCAGCTCGGGCGTGCTGCTCGACGGCTGGGGCGTGCCCCTCGTGCCCTCCGCGGTGAAGGCCGACCAGGTGGCGATTGCCTGGAACGGCACCCATCATCTCCTCGTGTGGCGGGAGAGAGGCAATGGCGCGATGGCGATCCGGGCCCAGCGCCTCACGCCGCAGCTCCAGCCGGTCGATGTGCAGGGCATCGACGTGGCCGCCAACCTGGGCTGCAACGAGGTGAGGCTCGACAGCAAGGGCGTGGTCTGGGATGGCCAGCGCTGGGTCCTCGTCTGGCAGGGCTGCGGTCCGAACAGCGCCGACATCCTGGGCGCCGAGATCAGCGACGCGGGGGTGGTGCTCTCCTCGTTCTCCATCACCGAGGACGCCTACGCGGACGGCACGCCCTCGCTCGCCACCACGGGCAATGGCGTGACCCTCGTGGTCTACGGCAGCGAGCGCGCGGAGGCGCCGCTCGGCACGAGCCGCGTCTTCGCGCGGATCGTGGGAGGGCCGGCGTGCAGCTCGGATGCAGACTGCAATGGCGGCGTCTGCCAGGCGGGCGTGTGCACGCCCTCCGGCGCCGGCGGCGGCGGAATGGGCGGCAGTGGTGGGACCGGCGGCGGAATGGGCGGCAGCGCTGGAATGGGCGGCGCTGGAACCGGCGGCGGTGGAGTGGGCCCTGGCGGCATGGGCGGCGCTGGAACCGGCGGCGAGGGCCCGACGGGCAGCGGCGGCGGCGCCACGAGCGAGGGCGCGGGCGGCAGCGGCGGCGGCGTGCCCTCGGACAGCGGTTGCAGCGCCGCGGGCGGCTCTTCCTCCGGGTCGTCGTGGGCGCCCCTCTTGCTCGCCATCGCCTGGGGCGCGCTCCGCTCCCGGAGGCGCTCGCACTGCGTATCCTGA
- a CDS encoding DNA/RNA non-specific endonuclease, with translation MAFIVALLGSGAATLYACRGERLLEDLASSGGAEGGKGKASPRATTSGAPATPGKGSGAAKPPKKSGAATVHLELGTPEDGDASDDRMLVRSQYALSYNPTRNVANWVSWQLEAKWFGDVPRFKGKFMEDPELPAGLYRVKHDDYTGSGFDRGHMVRSEERTRTAEDNKATFFTTNILPQTHDLNAGPWLRLEEHCEERARRQGRQLFVMAGGVLARGKKSMKTIGHDVAVPDTYWKIVIELDPGQGAGNVGADTPVIAVLMPNDTGIIGEGWEKYRTSVDEIEKRTGYDFLTAVDKGVQEQIEARRE, from the coding sequence GTGGCGTTCATCGTCGCGCTTCTCGGTTCGGGGGCGGCGACGCTCTACGCGTGCCGTGGGGAGCGGCTGCTCGAGGACCTCGCGTCGTCGGGGGGCGCGGAGGGAGGCAAGGGCAAGGCGAGCCCGCGCGCGACGACGTCCGGGGCGCCCGCGACGCCGGGCAAGGGGAGCGGCGCGGCGAAGCCTCCGAAGAAGAGCGGGGCGGCGACCGTGCACCTCGAGCTGGGGACGCCGGAGGACGGCGACGCGAGCGACGATCGGATGCTGGTCCGGTCGCAGTACGCGCTCTCGTACAACCCGACGCGGAACGTGGCGAACTGGGTGAGCTGGCAGCTCGAGGCGAAGTGGTTCGGCGACGTGCCGCGCTTCAAGGGCAAGTTCATGGAGGACCCCGAGCTGCCTGCGGGCCTGTACCGGGTGAAGCACGACGACTACACGGGCTCGGGCTTCGATCGCGGTCACATGGTGCGATCGGAGGAGCGAACGCGCACGGCCGAGGACAACAAGGCGACGTTCTTCACGACGAACATCCTGCCGCAGACGCATGACCTGAACGCGGGTCCGTGGCTGCGGCTGGAGGAGCACTGCGAGGAGCGCGCGCGGCGGCAGGGCAGGCAGCTCTTCGTGATGGCGGGGGGCGTGCTCGCGCGCGGCAAGAAGTCGATGAAGACGATCGGGCACGATGTCGCGGTGCCGGATACGTACTGGAAGATCGTGATCGAGCTCGATCCGGGGCAGGGTGCGGGCAACGTCGGGGCGGACACGCCGGTCATTGCGGTGCTGATGCCGAACGACACGGGGATCATCGGCGAGGGCTGGGAGAAGTACCGGACGAGCGTGGACGAGATCGAGAAGCGCACGGGGTACGATTTCCTGACCGCGGTGGACAAGGGCGTGCAGGAGCAGATCGAGGCGCGGCGCGAGTAG
- a CDS encoding DUF2169 family type VI secretion system accessory protein yields MKPFPIPVTAMKPLSCGSTLWQSGGVLRATLIAKLSFGLAHDRAAWPTSPIDLVREDRHRGGPTSSLAEAAEIAPYLPGAAVLLSGHACAPGGRPVPAMSVRLAMFRERSLLDKTLHVFGDRASAAPGSPRPFDRMPLVYERAASAEDNPVGVAPGAAMMPNIVDARSPGRPAGFGPIARYWPPRKRLLGAHDRRRLEGAVADVPEGFDFRWWNPAPPDQQIEHLRGEEWIVLDGLHPTLPRLQTRLPQVRAKACTYLLGPSGPDAGRVLDLVADMLVIDADRQMASLVFRGHFRLDAPDILPRLRVFADVELTGNPIRWPEPAEILRAPAPAPLDLRPPAPPLAPPPPLAPPPPSARPPEVEFETVRLSRDSVPALRPVMPFGPPTAAAPAAQQPPPPSQPRPPRSDDDDPMMRTRTVNPEEISARRVMPFGSAPKPAPTPGGDDDPLMRTRAMSPEEAEAQLRAPMPFAAAPPPPRPPLPSTLPIPGAPFQPQGAPRAEPPASQRPPFNIEAPTTEQGVVLPTAPLPFSQPNRPATEMPPPPMMPPPTLVSPPSMVSPPPMVSPPPMVSPPPIVSSPPAMVSPPARVAPPPMVSPPPMAAVPEAKAETEAEAAPTSVPASQAAPTSVPASEAAPTSVPAASSPLFVLGGPPPASAAAPAIEPAPAPTPAPTPPAPEEPPAPASAPETGLRATVLARLRAGEAPLHGLDATGADLRNLDFRGANLSGQNLGGAQLAGCNLEKARLSGARLVGADLDGADLTDADLTGADLSRASLARARLGGVLLENANFSSARGPGAIFDGARGRAVVFARGTWDGASFRALDALGADFTGCSLDGAIFERAVLPDVKLDDAKGKGAVFDAARLEQAHAEGAALVDSSLRDIEGRSSNWEKATLSGSSFEGAKLESASFARATCNGARFVRANLRGTNLGRFQGDGADLEGADLEGADLRQARVHEARFDGANLQNILGARADLSRSRFVRADLGSASLRTALLGGANLAHARLDNADLRDADLKKSILHGASRTGAKMSGANTRDAIENDPSLDS; encoded by the coding sequence TTGAAGCCCTTCCCGATCCCCGTCACCGCCATGAAGCCGCTTTCCTGCGGCTCCACGCTCTGGCAGAGCGGGGGCGTCCTGCGGGCGACCCTCATCGCCAAGCTCTCCTTCGGCCTCGCGCACGACCGGGCCGCCTGGCCCACGAGCCCGATCGATCTCGTTCGCGAAGACCGCCACCGCGGCGGCCCCACCTCGAGCCTCGCCGAGGCCGCCGAGATCGCGCCCTACCTGCCGGGCGCCGCGGTGCTCCTGTCCGGGCACGCCTGCGCGCCGGGCGGCAGGCCCGTGCCCGCGATGAGCGTGCGGCTCGCGATGTTCCGCGAGCGGAGCCTGCTCGACAAGACGCTGCACGTCTTCGGCGACCGCGCCTCTGCCGCGCCCGGCAGCCCGCGGCCGTTCGATCGCATGCCGCTCGTCTACGAGCGCGCGGCGAGCGCCGAGGACAACCCCGTCGGCGTCGCGCCGGGCGCGGCCATGATGCCCAACATCGTCGACGCGCGGAGCCCCGGCCGCCCCGCAGGCTTCGGCCCCATCGCCCGCTACTGGCCGCCGCGCAAGCGGCTGCTCGGCGCCCACGACCGGCGCCGCCTCGAGGGCGCGGTCGCCGACGTGCCCGAGGGCTTCGACTTCCGCTGGTGGAACCCCGCGCCGCCCGATCAGCAGATCGAGCACCTGCGGGGCGAGGAGTGGATCGTGCTCGACGGCCTCCACCCGACCCTGCCGCGCTTGCAGACGCGCCTGCCGCAGGTGCGCGCGAAAGCCTGCACCTACCTCCTCGGCCCCTCCGGACCCGACGCGGGCCGCGTGCTCGATCTCGTCGCGGACATGCTCGTGATCGACGCCGATCGTCAGATGGCCTCGCTCGTCTTCCGCGGCCACTTCCGGCTCGACGCGCCCGACATCTTGCCGCGCCTGCGCGTGTTCGCCGACGTCGAGCTGACCGGCAACCCCATCCGCTGGCCCGAGCCGGCCGAGATCCTGCGCGCTCCCGCCCCCGCGCCGCTCGACCTGCGCCCGCCCGCCCCGCCGCTCGCCCCGCCGCCGCCGCTCGCCCCGCCGCCGCCGTCCGCGCGACCGCCCGAGGTCGAGTTCGAGACGGTCAGGCTCTCGCGCGACAGCGTCCCGGCGTTGCGGCCGGTGATGCCGTTCGGGCCCCCGACCGCGGCCGCGCCCGCCGCGCAGCAGCCCCCGCCGCCGTCGCAGCCGCGCCCGCCGCGCAGCGACGACGACGATCCGATGATGCGCACGCGGACCGTCAATCCCGAGGAGATCAGCGCGCGACGGGTGATGCCGTTCGGCTCGGCCCCGAAGCCGGCGCCGACGCCGGGCGGCGATGACGATCCGCTGATGCGCACGCGGGCGATGAGCCCGGAGGAGGCCGAGGCGCAGCTCCGCGCGCCGATGCCGTTCGCCGCCGCGCCGCCCCCACCACGGCCGCCGCTGCCGAGCACGCTGCCCATCCCGGGCGCGCCCTTCCAGCCGCAAGGGGCGCCGAGAGCCGAGCCGCCCGCCTCCCAGCGCCCGCCGTTCAACATCGAGGCCCCGACGACCGAGCAGGGCGTCGTGCTGCCGACCGCGCCCCTGCCGTTCAGCCAGCCGAACCGGCCCGCCACGGAGATGCCGCCGCCGCCGATGATGCCGCCGCCCACGCTGGTGTCTCCGCCGTCGATGGTGTCACCGCCGCCGATGGTGTCGCCTCCGCCGATGGTGTCGCCGCCGCCGATCGTGTCGTCTCCGCCCGCGATGGTGTCGCCGCCGGCCAGGGTCGCGCCGCCGCCGATGGTCTCGCCCCCGCCGATGGCAGCGGTCCCCGAGGCGAAGGCGGAGACGGAGGCGGAAGCGGCCCCCACGTCGGTCCCGGCTTCGCAAGCGGCCCCCACGTCGGTCCCGGCCTCGGAAGCTGCACCCACGTCGGTCCCGGCCGCGTCCTCCCCGCTGTTCGTCCTCGGCGGGCCTCCCCCTGCGTCTGCCGCTGCGCCCGCGATCGAGCCCGCGCCCGCGCCCACGCCCGCGCCCACGCCCCCCGCGCCCGAGGAGCCTCCCGCGCCGGCATCGGCTCCGGAGACCGGCCTGCGCGCCACCGTCCTCGCGCGCCTGCGCGCCGGCGAGGCTCCGCTGCACGGCCTCGACGCCACCGGCGCCGACCTGCGCAACCTCGACTTCCGCGGCGCCAACCTCTCCGGCCAGAACCTCGGCGGCGCCCAGCTCGCGGGCTGCAACCTCGAAAAGGCCCGCCTCTCCGGCGCGCGCCTCGTCGGGGCCGATCTCGACGGCGCAGACCTCACCGACGCCGACCTCACCGGCGCCGATCTGTCGCGCGCGAGCCTCGCCCGCGCTCGCCTCGGCGGCGTCCTCCTCGAGAACGCGAACTTCTCCTCCGCCCGCGGCCCCGGCGCGATCTTCGACGGCGCTCGCGGCCGGGCGGTCGTCTTCGCGCGCGGCACCTGGGACGGCGCGAGCTTCCGCGCGCTCGACGCCCTCGGGGCCGACTTCACCGGCTGCTCGCTCGATGGCGCGATCTTCGAGCGCGCCGTCCTGCCCGACGTGAAGCTCGACGACGCGAAGGGCAAGGGCGCCGTCTTCGACGCGGCCCGGCTCGAGCAGGCCCACGCCGAGGGCGCGGCGCTCGTCGACAGCTCCTTGCGCGACATCGAGGGCCGCAGCTCGAACTGGGAAAAGGCCACGCTCTCCGGCTCCTCGTTCGAGGGCGCCAAGCTCGAGAGCGCGAGCTTCGCCCGCGCCACCTGCAACGGCGCGCGCTTCGTCCGGGCCAACCTGCGAGGGACCAACCTCGGCCGTTTCCAGGGCGACGGCGCCGATCTCGAGGGCGCCGACCTCGAGGGCGCCGACCTGCGCCAGGCCCGCGTGCACGAGGCGCGCTTCGACGGCGCCAACCTGCAGAACATCCTCGGCGCCCGCGCCGATCTCTCCCGCAGCCGCTTCGTCCGCGCCGACCTCGGCAGCGCCAGCTTGCGGACGGCCCTGCTCGGCGGGGCCAACCTCGCCCACGCCCGCCTCGACAACGCCGACCTGCGCGACGCCGACCTGAAGAAGTCGATCCTGCACGGCGCGTCCCGCACCGGCGCCAAGATGAGCGGCGCCAACACCCGCGACGCCATCGAGAACGACCCCTCCCTAGACTCTTGA
- a CDS encoding PAS domain-containing protein, whose product MTRPSKDGSPLLEVPRETAAILDAIPLQVYIKQRDHRYVFVNRAYCEAVGMELAQLVGRRDEDFFPPDLAAAFHDADEAVMASGTPVRGVEMEALREGGKVGYQSEHNVPWRDAEGNVIGLVGAAIDITARKKAERALGERETELRVMFERQNELLETIRALWTPVLPIHAGILVLPIVGAVDAPRSAQLASALLEGARQHGAEFAILDVTGVPSLDAAAAGHLIDVVRAAQLLGVHCILVGLSARVAQALVELDVRLDELCTQSNLRAGVELALAKQGRKITAPRR is encoded by the coding sequence GTGACGCGCCCATCGAAGGACGGATCCCCGCTGCTCGAGGTTCCCCGCGAGACCGCGGCCATCCTCGACGCGATTCCCCTGCAGGTCTACATCAAGCAGCGCGACCACCGCTACGTCTTCGTCAATCGGGCCTATTGCGAGGCCGTCGGGATGGAGCTTGCGCAACTGGTCGGCCGGCGCGACGAGGACTTCTTTCCCCCGGACCTCGCCGCCGCCTTCCACGACGCCGACGAGGCCGTCATGGCCTCGGGCACGCCGGTGCGCGGCGTCGAGATGGAGGCCCTGCGCGAGGGAGGCAAGGTCGGCTACCAGTCCGAGCACAACGTCCCCTGGAGGGACGCCGAGGGCAACGTCATCGGGCTGGTCGGCGCCGCCATCGACATCACGGCGCGAAAGAAGGCCGAGCGGGCGCTCGGCGAGCGCGAGACCGAGCTGCGCGTGATGTTCGAGCGGCAGAACGAGCTGCTCGAGACGATCCGGGCCCTGTGGACGCCGGTGTTGCCGATCCACGCGGGGATCCTGGTCCTGCCGATCGTGGGCGCGGTCGACGCGCCCCGCAGCGCGCAGCTCGCGTCGGCGCTGCTCGAGGGCGCGCGCCAGCACGGCGCAGAGTTCGCGATCCTCGACGTCACGGGCGTCCCCTCGCTCGACGCCGCCGCTGCCGGTCACCTGATCGACGTCGTCCGGGCGGCGCAGCTGCTCGGCGTCCACTGCATCCTCGTGGGCCTGTCGGCCCGCGTCGCGCAGGCCCTGGTCGAGCTCGACGTGCGCCTCGACGAGCTGTGCACCCAGAGCAACCTGCGCGCGGGCGTCGAGCTCGCGCTCGCCAAGCAAGGCCGAAAGATCACGGCCCCGCGCCGCTGA
- a CDS encoding purine-cytosine permease family protein produces the protein MEPNRNDGGAPGESRPGIGVELHGLEPIPEGERYGRPRDLFWTWVGGSYSYVSLTAGALPVLFGLPLSLALVTALLGNVLGAVLFGLCAMPGPRTATATIVNTRAAFGIRGNALPAAVGFFSAFGWVAVNSVLAVMAAAQLLAMAGVAPGKAERLVLFALVLAGQILVAVVGHATVMAMERVYAIVTSLLLSGLFVFALPRALDAGAPATPPEFPAQSGTFLLGLGAIVAGPLSWTNYAADYARYLPRDTPPGRVALWSGLGMGVGNGLGGLLGALLAAAVDMRDPLSNVPSILPSWYVAPFLGVLFCGAIANNVLNLYTAGLGLLALGVRARRWPTVLALGLLAAAPAYVALFVHDFMELFAQFLNLTICFLGPWAAILVVDWMLRRGEYDADALHLRSGGPYWYRDGVNARALGIYVFGVVLALALARGPLWASPLSMELLGGADLSLLAGVPLTGALYYALGQPPRPAPAQDDIPAPEAGGAA, from the coding sequence ATGGAACCGAATCGGAACGACGGGGGAGCCCCGGGGGAGAGTCGGCCGGGGATTGGCGTCGAGCTGCACGGGCTCGAGCCGATCCCCGAGGGCGAGCGGTATGGGCGCCCGCGGGACCTCTTCTGGACCTGGGTGGGCGGCTCCTACAGCTACGTCTCGCTCACGGCCGGCGCGCTGCCCGTGCTCTTCGGCCTGCCGCTTTCGCTCGCGCTCGTCACCGCGCTCCTCGGCAACGTCCTCGGGGCCGTGCTCTTCGGCCTTTGCGCCATGCCGGGGCCGCGCACGGCCACGGCCACCATCGTCAACACCCGCGCCGCCTTCGGGATCCGCGGCAACGCGCTCCCGGCCGCCGTCGGGTTCTTCTCGGCGTTCGGCTGGGTGGCCGTCAACTCGGTGCTGGCGGTCATGGCCGCCGCCCAGCTCCTCGCGATGGCGGGCGTCGCCCCCGGCAAAGCGGAGCGGCTCGTCCTCTTCGCGCTGGTCCTCGCCGGCCAGATCCTGGTCGCCGTGGTCGGGCACGCGACCGTGATGGCCATGGAGCGCGTCTACGCGATCGTCACCTCGCTGCTGCTCTCCGGCCTCTTCGTCTTCGCGCTGCCGCGCGCCCTCGACGCGGGCGCCCCCGCGACGCCGCCCGAGTTTCCGGCCCAGTCGGGCACCTTTCTGCTCGGGCTCGGCGCCATCGTCGCCGGGCCGCTCTCGTGGACCAATTACGCGGCCGATTACGCGCGCTACCTGCCCAGGGATACCCCGCCGGGGCGCGTGGCGCTCTGGAGCGGGCTCGGGATGGGCGTCGGCAACGGCCTCGGGGGCCTGCTCGGCGCCCTGCTCGCCGCGGCCGTGGATATGCGCGATCCCCTGTCGAACGTGCCGTCCATTCTCCCGAGCTGGTACGTGGCGCCCTTCCTCGGGGTCCTTTTCTGCGGGGCGATCGCCAACAACGTGCTGAACCTCTACACCGCCGGCCTCGGGCTGCTCGCGCTCGGCGTGCGGGCGCGCCGGTGGCCCACCGTGCTCGCGCTCGGGCTCCTCGCCGCGGCGCCCGCGTACGTGGCGCTCTTCGTCCACGACTTCATGGAGCTCTTTGCCCAGTTCCTGAACCTCACCATCTGCTTCCTCGGGCCCTGGGCGGCCATCCTCGTGGTCGACTGGATGTTGCGGCGCGGCGAGTACGACGCCGACGCCTTGCACCTGCGGAGCGGCGGGCCTTACTGGTATCGTGACGGCGTCAATGCGCGGGCGCTCGGCATCTACGTTTTCGGGGTCGTCCTCGCGCTCGCGCTCGCGCGCGGGCCGCTCTGGGCGAGCCCGCTGTCGATGGAGCTGCTCGGGGGCGCAGACCTGAGCTTGCTCGCGGGGGTGCCGCTGACCGGCGCGCTTTATTACGCTCTCGGGCAGCCCCCGCGCCCCGCCCCGGCACAGGACGACATTCCGGCGCCCGAGGCAGGAGGGGCCGCGTGA
- a CDS encoding SDR family NAD(P)-dependent oxidoreductase → MANTVLVTGAAGALGSVLVRRLVSGGARVAAIDLPRSTERLDTLAKDLGGACLALPLDILDAAAWKSALARVEAELGPPGGAVLVAGGWRGGTPFHAEDDSATWDHMMTSNLATVERTLRALLPGMVARRAGSVVLVGARPAVRPWMGAGSAAYTASKAAVVALAQAIAAEVLEERVRVNAVLPSMIDTPANRSGMPDADFSRWVAPESIAEVIAFLLSDAARDVSGAAIPVYGRS, encoded by the coding sequence ATGGCCAACACCGTCCTCGTCACCGGCGCCGCGGGCGCCCTGGGCTCGGTCCTCGTTCGCCGCCTCGTCTCGGGGGGAGCGCGCGTCGCCGCAATCGACTTGCCCCGCTCCACCGAGCGCCTCGACACCCTCGCCAAGGATCTGGGCGGCGCCTGCCTCGCCCTTCCGCTCGACATCCTCGACGCGGCGGCCTGGAAATCGGCGCTCGCGCGCGTAGAAGCCGAGCTCGGCCCGCCCGGGGGCGCCGTCCTCGTGGCGGGCGGCTGGCGCGGCGGCACGCCCTTCCACGCCGAGGACGACAGCGCCACCTGGGACCACATGATGACGAGCAACCTCGCCACCGTGGAGCGCACCCTGCGCGCGCTTTTGCCCGGCATGGTGGCGCGCCGCGCGGGCAGCGTGGTGCTCGTCGGCGCGAGGCCCGCGGTGCGGCCGTGGATGGGCGCGGGCTCCGCCGCGTATACCGCCTCGAAGGCCGCCGTCGTCGCGCTCGCCCAGGCGATCGCCGCCGAGGTGCTCGAGGAGCGCGTGCGCGTCAATGCGGTCCTGCCCAGCATGATTGACACCCCCGCCAATCGCTCGGGAATGCCCGACGCCGATTTCTCGCGCTGGGTCGCGCCCGAATCGATCGCCGAGGTCATTGCCTTCCTGCTCTCCGACGCGGCCCGCGACGTGTCCGGCGCCGCGATCCCCGTATACGGACGCTCCTGA